The Lichenihabitans psoromatis genome contains a region encoding:
- a CDS encoding DUF1214 domain-containing protein, with product MLGSRLARLVKFVLAVAGGTALGLGATYVACIGQPVVGAVHSGVWTAWPAAGSTQPDPYAKAIFAKHGRIPLAAASGLQFLATTDQDGAALTARCTYSVAGPTPVAQFWTLTLLDPRGGLPDQSPTPPLVRAGFTSAELLRGADGGFTIKVARAARPGNWLPAPATGRFILMLSFYDTPPSAALLGGGPVPALPTVVKTACD from the coding sequence ATGCTAGGCTCTCGTCTGGCGCGGCTCGTCAAGTTCGTCCTAGCCGTGGCGGGCGGCACGGCCCTGGGTCTCGGTGCAACCTATGTGGCCTGCATCGGCCAACCCGTGGTGGGAGCCGTGCACAGCGGCGTCTGGACCGCATGGCCGGCGGCCGGCTCGACCCAACCCGATCCCTATGCCAAGGCGATTTTCGCCAAACACGGACGCATCCCGCTCGCGGCCGCTTCGGGGCTTCAATTCCTCGCCACCACGGATCAGGATGGAGCGGCCCTGACGGCGCGCTGCACCTACAGCGTCGCAGGACCAACGCCGGTCGCGCAATTCTGGACGCTGACGCTGCTCGACCCGCGCGGCGGCCTGCCGGACCAATCGCCGACGCCACCACTGGTCCGCGCCGGGTTTACGTCGGCCGAGCTCCTTCGTGGGGCAGATGGAGGCTTCACGATCAAGGTCGCCCGAGCGGCGCGGCCCGGCAACTGGCTGCCCGCACCGGCGACAGGACGTTTCATCCTGATGCTGAGTTTTTACGACACGCCGCCGAGCGCAGCCTTGCTGGGCGGTGGCCCGGTTCCTGCGTTGCCGACCGTGGTCAAGACCGCATGCGATTAG
- a CDS encoding transglycosylase domain-containing protein codes for MLQSFRTSTFGKRVARALLSVDAWFDSTIYAGGESSKTAYADFSAFMDRFHVSGIRRLAVELSCEALTLGLGGAIVALILAVPAFQDTTDDWLKKQDLAVTFLDRNGAEIGRRGILHDDGVPLESMPAFLTEAVLATEDRRFYEHFGIDIIGTMRALTVNARSSGVVQGGSSITQQLAKNLFLSNQRTIERKIREAYLAVWLEFHLTKKQILQLYLDRVYMGGGTFGIQAASEFYFGKSVRDVSLAEAAMLAGLFKAPTKYAPHINLPAARARAYDVLSNLVDAGYMTEGEVRSARENPATPVDRTRDVSPDWYLDYAYDEVRRLVADDKLGDTRVFTVRTAIDMDLQKKAEATIEDELRQNGPSYHAKQSAAVIVDLDGAVHAMVGGRDYGASQFNRATDAQRQPGSSFKPFVYLTALMTGRFKPSTIVVDGPVCIGNWCVHNYENRYAGALPLVNALAHSLNTIAVKLSIAIGNGNAKIGRAKIVENAHKLGLTTPLNDTVSLPVGADEVTVVDMASAYAAFANGGKRVPPYAAIEIRNGLGDLVYRHDRDGPKPEQVVPATDIATLNTMLTHVVTEGTGTRARLDNVTVAGKTGTTNSYHDAWFCGFTGNYVGAVWFGNDDYTSMNKMTGGTLPAMTWHDIMAFAHQGIETKPPFGVEDVRKPLPVASQPQGDAPSQADATARTATLSRHSASIIMEIGALMRSAGQQRSAGDTLDVASGSSDLAGQASAARTGLQ; via the coding sequence GTGTTGCAAAGCTTCCGGACGTCGACTTTCGGCAAAAGGGTGGCGCGTGCGCTGTTGTCGGTTGATGCTTGGTTCGACTCCACCATCTATGCCGGCGGCGAAAGCTCGAAGACGGCCTATGCCGATTTCTCGGCTTTCATGGACAGGTTCCATGTCAGCGGCATCCGACGGCTTGCGGTCGAGCTCTCCTGCGAGGCGCTGACGCTCGGGCTCGGCGGCGCGATCGTGGCTCTCATCCTCGCGGTTCCGGCGTTCCAGGATACCACGGACGATTGGCTGAAGAAGCAGGATCTAGCCGTCACGTTCCTCGACCGGAACGGGGCCGAGATTGGGCGGCGGGGCATTTTGCACGATGACGGCGTTCCACTCGAAAGCATGCCGGCCTTTTTGACCGAAGCCGTGTTGGCGACCGAGGATCGGCGTTTCTACGAGCATTTCGGCATCGACATCATCGGCACTATGCGGGCCCTGACCGTGAATGCGCGCTCGTCCGGCGTCGTGCAGGGCGGCTCCTCGATCACGCAACAGCTCGCAAAGAACCTCTTTTTATCGAACCAGCGCACCATTGAGCGAAAGATCCGCGAGGCCTATCTGGCGGTTTGGCTGGAATTCCACCTGACCAAAAAGCAGATCCTGCAGCTCTACCTCGATCGCGTCTACATGGGCGGGGGCACCTTCGGGATTCAGGCCGCTTCGGAATTCTATTTCGGCAAGTCGGTTCGCGACGTTTCGCTCGCTGAAGCCGCGATGCTGGCCGGCCTGTTCAAGGCGCCGACTAAATATGCGCCCCACATCAACCTGCCGGCGGCCCGCGCCCGCGCCTATGACGTATTGAGCAATCTCGTCGACGCAGGCTACATGACCGAAGGCGAGGTCCGCTCGGCGCGTGAAAATCCGGCCACCCCGGTCGACCGCACCCGCGATGTGTCGCCTGATTGGTACCTCGATTACGCCTATGACGAAGTTCGTCGCCTTGTCGCGGACGACAAGCTTGGCGACACTCGCGTGTTCACGGTCCGCACCGCAATCGATATGGATCTGCAGAAAAAGGCGGAAGCCACGATCGAGGATGAGCTACGGCAGAATGGCCCGTCCTATCACGCCAAGCAGAGCGCGGCCGTCATCGTGGATCTCGATGGCGCGGTCCATGCGATGGTGGGCGGGCGGGACTATGGCGCCAGCCAATTCAATCGCGCCACCGATGCACAGCGCCAGCCCGGCTCATCGTTCAAGCCGTTCGTCTACCTCACGGCGCTGATGACGGGGCGGTTTAAGCCATCCACGATCGTGGTCGATGGACCCGTCTGCATCGGCAATTGGTGCGTTCACAATTACGAGAACCGCTACGCCGGCGCACTTCCGCTGGTCAACGCGCTCGCTCATTCGCTCAACACCATCGCGGTGAAACTGTCGATTGCGATCGGCAACGGCAATGCCAAGATCGGGCGGGCCAAGATCGTCGAAAACGCTCATAAATTGGGCCTGACGACACCGCTCAACGATACGGTGTCGCTGCCGGTTGGGGCCGATGAAGTGACCGTCGTCGACATGGCGTCGGCCTATGCGGCTTTCGCCAATGGCGGGAAGCGCGTGCCGCCCTATGCTGCGATCGAAATCCGCAACGGCCTCGGCGATCTCGTCTACCGGCACGACCGGGATGGGCCGAAGCCCGAGCAGGTCGTTCCGGCCACCGATATCGCGACCCTGAACACGATGTTGACCCATGTCGTGACCGAGGGAACGGGGACACGCGCGCGGCTCGACAATGTCACGGTCGCGGGAAAGACCGGCACGACGAACAGCTACCACGATGCGTGGTTCTGCGGATTCACCGGCAATTACGTCGGCGCCGTCTGGTTCGGCAACGACGATTACACCTCCATGAACAAGATGACGGGTGGAACCCTTCCGGCCATGACCTGGCACGACATCATGGCCTTCGCCCACCAAGGGATCGAAACCAAACCGCCCTTCGGCGTCGAGGACGTCCGCAAACCCCTACCCGTGGCGTCGCAGCCTCAAGGCGACGCGCCGAGCCAAGCGGATGCCACGGCGCGGACCGCGACCCTCTCGCGACACTCCGCCAGCATCATCATGGAAATCGGCGCCTTGATGCGGTCGGCTGGGCAACAGCGGTCGGCTGGCGATACACTCGACGTCGCCTCGGGCTCGAGCGATCTCGCGGGCCAAGCCAGTGCGGCCAGGACAGGGTTGCAATAG
- a CDS encoding YcgN family cysteine cluster protein, giving the protein MSDQQDEIAPATTEAEPFWRKPLEVMTTPEWESLCDGCGRCCLVKLEDEDTREVYFTEISCALLSKATCQCSDYPNRQSKIPDCVKLTPEIVRTIGWLPPTCAYRLVAEGRDLMWWHPLVSGRAETVDEAGVSVRGKVAASEDEVQIDDLPGYIVAWPTKVPARARKKAMAAGAKRPGGKLP; this is encoded by the coding sequence ATGAGCGACCAACAGGACGAAATTGCGCCCGCGACCACGGAGGCTGAACCCTTTTGGCGCAAGCCTCTCGAGGTGATGACCACCCCGGAATGGGAGAGCCTCTGCGACGGCTGCGGACGCTGCTGCCTTGTGAAGCTTGAAGACGAAGACACCCGTGAGGTATATTTCACCGAAATTTCCTGCGCGCTGCTCTCCAAGGCCACGTGCCAATGTTCCGATTACCCGAATCGGCAAAGCAAGATCCCGGATTGTGTGAAGCTGACACCTGAGATCGTGCGGACGATCGGATGGTTGCCACCCACCTGTGCCTATCGGCTCGTGGCCGAAGGCCGCGATCTGATGTGGTGGCATCCCCTGGTCTCTGGCCGTGCCGAAACGGTCGATGAGGCCGGCGTCTCGGTGCGCGGCAAAGTCGCGGCGTCGGAAGATGAGGTCCAGATCGACGATCTTCCCGGATATATCGTGGCATGGCCGACCAAAGTGCCGGCCCGCGCTCGCAAAAAGGCGATGGCCGCCGGCGCGAAGCGCCCCGGGGGCAAGCTCCCTTAA
- a CDS encoding S1 family peptidase translates to MRSFLPKSSNRPRLIAAGHLFGAAVMASFFVIAGAAPASAIVGPSTEGSSIAPHVVMVLSLKGRIAGYCSGLVVAQNAVLTAAHCVPPGAAAKVHFRDTSDAPVLLDTAEIRRNSGYRADAIKTRERSIDLALIRLPAPLPDRFRPAIFGGGPSAAIGTRYRLAGFGLTREGDATSSGQLRLATVTTRAPLSTLLLWAEDPDHRGLGACTGDSGGPVFAADSDVVAALMVWSAGRGSAQCGDLTQAIWLSPQKGWINAVLAEWTAR, encoded by the coding sequence ATGCGGTCGTTTCTTCCCAAGTCGTCGAACCGGCCGAGGCTGATCGCTGCGGGCCACCTGTTTGGCGCCGCCGTGATGGCGTCGTTTTTCGTCATCGCTGGCGCCGCACCGGCCAGCGCGATCGTTGGGCCCTCCACCGAGGGATCGAGCATCGCGCCGCATGTCGTCATGGTCCTGAGCCTGAAAGGTCGCATCGCTGGCTATTGCTCCGGGCTCGTGGTGGCACAGAATGCGGTGCTGACTGCGGCGCATTGCGTCCCACCCGGCGCAGCCGCGAAGGTGCATTTCCGCGACACATCCGATGCGCCTGTCCTGCTCGACACCGCTGAGATCCGCCGGAATTCCGGCTACCGAGCCGATGCGATCAAGACGCGCGAACGATCGATCGATCTGGCTTTGATCCGGCTGCCTGCACCGCTCCCGGACCGCTTCCGTCCGGCGATCTTCGGTGGTGGTCCCTCGGCCGCGATCGGCACGCGCTACAGGCTCGCCGGTTTCGGCCTGACCCGCGAGGGCGATGCGACGAGCTCCGGACAGCTGCGGCTCGCGACGGTGACGACCAGGGCACCGCTGTCGACGCTGCTTCTCTGGGCCGAGGATCCAGACCATCGCGGCCTCGGCGCCTGCACGGGTGACTCGGGCGGACCCGTCTTCGCAGCCGACAGCGATGTCGTCGCGGCCCTGATGGTATGGTCTGCTGGCCGGGGTTCGGCGCAATGCGGAGACCTCACGCAGGCGATCTGGCTCTCCCCCCAGAAGGGCTGGATCAACGCCGTTCTGGCAGAGTGGACGGCGCGCTGA
- a CDS encoding alpha/beta hydrolase: MSITRVSKRLIDLALAVLVLGAVALPAIAGTLQPFHYHCAALSKDQTAQVYVPSGQRPATGWPVLFLLHGLNGAGSDWETLGNISATLDDLIAQKRIRPVLVVMPDAGNSWYVDSGAIGGPGDYATAIGRDLPRAVDAAWPVAKDRLHRAIAGVSMGGYGALRFALSDPDRYGAVAALSPAIWQNIPLPADEASAMNAGSAPPPPHDRAPAIAYFQKVDPATVTIGVDLPPDGAHFGGAFGTPFNPKRFNASNVFTLLNKAIDTGKLLPAIYLSVGDDDSHLLWRGSIAFFETMQMNRLDVDFRVMDGDHNWALWKKSIVDALIFVDGSFGKVSAR; this comes from the coding sequence ATGTCCATAACTCGGGTTTCGAAACGCCTCATCGATCTTGCCCTCGCCGTGCTGGTCCTCGGTGCCGTGGCGCTTCCCGCGATCGCTGGGACGCTACAGCCTTTTCATTATCACTGCGCTGCTCTCAGCAAGGATCAGACCGCGCAAGTCTATGTGCCGTCGGGTCAGCGTCCAGCGACGGGCTGGCCGGTCCTCTTCCTGCTCCACGGGTTGAACGGAGCCGGCAGTGATTGGGAGACGCTGGGCAACATTTCGGCGACCCTCGATGATTTGATTGCCCAGAAGCGCATTCGGCCCGTGCTGGTCGTGATGCCGGACGCGGGTAATTCCTGGTACGTCGACTCGGGCGCAATCGGCGGCCCCGGCGACTACGCGACCGCGATCGGACGCGACCTGCCAAGGGCCGTGGATGCCGCGTGGCCGGTCGCCAAAGACAGGCTTCACCGCGCCATCGCGGGTGTCTCGATGGGCGGCTATGGGGCCTTGCGCTTCGCTTTGTCGGACCCGGATCGATATGGCGCGGTCGCGGCCCTCTCTCCAGCCATCTGGCAGAACATCCCCCTCCCGGCCGACGAGGCATCGGCCATGAACGCGGGATCGGCCCCACCCCCGCCGCATGATCGCGCGCCAGCCATCGCTTATTTTCAAAAGGTCGATCCGGCGACCGTCACGATCGGGGTCGATCTCCCGCCGGACGGCGCGCACTTCGGCGGCGCGTTCGGCACACCCTTCAATCCGAAGCGCTTCAATGCCTCGAACGTATTCACCCTGCTGAACAAAGCGATCGATACGGGCAAGCTCTTGCCCGCCATCTATCTGTCGGTCGGCGATGACGACAGCCATCTTTTATGGCGAGGATCGATCGCGTTTTTCGAAACCATGCAGATGAACCGCCTCGACGTGGATTTCCGCGTCATGGATGGCGACCACAATTGGGCGCTGTGGAAAAAATCGATCGTCGATGCGCTCATCTTCGTCGATGGAAGCTTCGGCAAAGTGTCGGCACGCTGA
- a CDS encoding OpgC family protein — MNDIEPEGMPSQGPRSTQGSGGRRDDIDFWRGFILCTIFINHVPGNLFERFTYRNYGFSDSSEAFVFISGLSLSLAYGSKFLNGGQGLVLVSLARRAVKLYAVHILLSLAGLAIFASGAALAQNSTLMQEHGRDLFIDDPFSALIGLFSLGHQLGYFNILPLYVLMLAMTPAMFWLAKRNRLLMLAASLAVYLLSRVAGLNVPSWPMKGDWFFDPFSWQLMMAVGLAVGLSLRDGAVPRNRLVMLVAGGLVLAAAFCATDGLSFWPGLMDLARERADLGKTTLGAGRIVHFFALAYVVYGIGLAHNMRHAAWFRPLCSIGRSGLWSFAILSVLAAVGQVLAQSLGHSVLLDTLLIGGGLGLLYGCAMLLDGRRDGTIPLLAGLSPRR; from the coding sequence ATGAATGACATCGAGCCGGAGGGCATGCCGTCGCAGGGGCCGCGATCCACGCAAGGATCAGGCGGCCGTCGCGACGACATCGACTTCTGGCGAGGATTCATCTTATGCACAATCTTTATCAATCACGTGCCAGGAAACCTCTTCGAGCGTTTCACATATCGAAATTATGGCTTTTCTGACTCGTCTGAAGCCTTCGTCTTCATTTCCGGCTTGTCTCTTTCGCTGGCTTACGGTTCCAAGTTCCTCAATGGGGGGCAGGGCCTCGTGCTCGTCAGCCTCGCACGGCGCGCCGTGAAGCTTTACGCCGTTCACATTCTGCTGTCGCTCGCGGGCCTTGCGATCTTCGCCTCCGGCGCCGCCCTGGCGCAAAATTCGACGCTGATGCAAGAGCATGGCCGCGATCTTTTCATCGACGATCCATTTTCAGCGCTGATCGGACTATTCTCGCTCGGCCACCAGCTCGGTTATTTCAACATTCTGCCGCTCTACGTGCTGATGCTCGCCATGACGCCCGCCATGTTCTGGCTGGCCAAGCGCAATCGGCTGCTGATGTTGGCTGCTTCGCTCGCGGTCTACCTGCTGTCGCGTGTGGCCGGGTTGAACGTCCCGAGTTGGCCCATGAAGGGCGATTGGTTCTTCGATCCCTTCTCTTGGCAACTCATGATGGCGGTCGGCCTCGCTGTGGGTCTCAGTCTTCGCGATGGTGCCGTGCCGCGCAACCGTCTCGTGATGCTCGTGGCGGGCGGCTTGGTGCTCGCGGCGGCCTTTTGTGCCACGGACGGGTTGTCGTTCTGGCCCGGCCTGATGGATCTGGCCCGCGAGAGGGCCGATCTCGGCAAGACGACGCTTGGCGCAGGGCGCATTGTCCACTTTTTCGCCCTGGCCTATGTGGTTTATGGAATCGGATTAGCTCACAACATGCGCCATGCGGCCTGGTTCAGGCCGCTGTGTTCAATCGGGCGAAGTGGCCTCTGGTCGTTCGCGATCCTATCGGTGCTGGCTGCCGTCGGGCAGGTGTTGGCACAGTCGCTCGGCCATTCCGTTCTGCTCGACACGCTGCTGATCGGGGGTGGCCTTGGGCTCCTCTACGGCTGTGCGATGCTGCTGGATGGCCGGCGAGATGGCACGATCCCGCTTTTGGCCGGCCTCTCGCCGCGGCGTTGA